The following proteins come from a genomic window of Achromobacter deleyi:
- a CDS encoding sensor histidine kinase gives MGLTAGIALACAVASAIAWFHTRAAIYGAGLAFALVEGILRTQPTLFPAGALQAGSYAALLALSVPLITAGQPAAARLAAACRWACIGLTGLAALALIFVYDTDGGVMPRLITGAGATASAVLAAWFLAAAARPSPRRAATLTLGAVHLSSVWILAHDAWSAPAEGGLVMPLARLLLALATLLLAGLDRRTPAEPARQEADDAQQLVQGELRLVEMTGALDAQRQMNALISHELRAPLATISAAAQSLDMILSGSGEAVDNRLARIHRSVTRMTELMEQLLNQDRLGEQAWTPRGEQTDMSELAGDVVAAMQPDTAHALRLQTGGAALPVYCDRGLTSVVVRNLIHNAIKYSPASEPIRIETGQAEDQGVPMAWVAVTDRGPGIGVEEQARIFEPRFRRAAHRETQGMGIGLYLARRICQSQGGSLAMHSEVGVGTRFVITLPARPPGPDTQDQAANT, from the coding sequence ATGGGCCTCACGGCCGGCATCGCGCTGGCCTGTGCCGTGGCCAGCGCCATCGCCTGGTTCCACACCCGCGCCGCGATCTACGGCGCCGGCCTGGCCTTCGCGCTGGTCGAGGGCATCCTGCGCACCCAACCGACGCTGTTCCCCGCGGGCGCGCTGCAGGCGGGCTCGTACGCGGCGTTGCTGGCCCTGTCCGTTCCTCTCATCACCGCCGGCCAGCCGGCTGCCGCGCGCCTGGCCGCCGCCTGCCGCTGGGCCTGCATCGGGCTGACCGGACTGGCGGCGCTGGCGCTGATCTTCGTCTATGACACCGATGGCGGCGTGATGCCCAGGCTGATCACCGGCGCCGGCGCCACCGCCAGCGCGGTGCTGGCGGCCTGGTTCCTGGCCGCCGCCGCCCGCCCCTCGCCGCGCCGGGCCGCGACGCTGACGCTGGGCGCGGTGCATCTGTCATCGGTCTGGATCCTGGCCCACGACGCCTGGTCGGCTCCCGCCGAAGGCGGGCTGGTGATGCCGCTGGCGCGGCTGCTGCTGGCGCTGGCCACCCTGCTGCTGGCGGGACTGGACCGGCGGACGCCGGCCGAGCCCGCGCGCCAGGAAGCGGACGACGCCCAGCAACTGGTTCAGGGCGAATTGCGATTGGTGGAAATGACCGGCGCGCTGGATGCGCAACGGCAGATGAACGCGCTGATCTCGCACGAGCTGCGCGCCCCGCTCGCCACCATCAGCGCCGCGGCGCAATCACTGGACATGATCCTGTCCGGCAGCGGCGAGGCCGTCGACAACCGGCTGGCGCGGATCCACCGATCAGTGACCCGCATGACGGAGCTGATGGAACAATTGCTGAACCAGGACCGGCTCGGCGAACAGGCCTGGACCCCGCGCGGCGAACAGACCGACATGTCCGAGCTGGCCGGCGACGTGGTCGCGGCCATGCAACCCGATACCGCCCACGCGTTGCGGCTGCAGACCGGCGGCGCGGCGCTGCCGGTCTATTGCGACCGCGGGCTGACCAGCGTGGTGGTGCGCAACCTGATCCACAACGCCATCAAGTATTCGCCCGCCAGCGAACCGATCCGGATCGAAACCGGCCAGGCCGAGGACCAGGGCGTGCCGATGGCGTGGGTAGCCGTGACCGATCGCGGCCCCGGCATTGGCGTGGAGGAACAGGCGCGCATCTTCGAGCCGCGCTTTCGCCGCGCGGCCCATCGCGAAACCCAGGGCATGGGCATCGGACTGTATCTGGCGCGGCGCATCTGCCAGAGCCAGGGCGGCTCGCTGGCGATGCACAGCGAAGTGGGCGTGGGGACGCGTTTCGTCATCACTCTGCCCGCCCGGCCTCCCGGGCCGGACACGCAGGATCAAGCCGCGAACACGTAA
- the leuC gene encoding 3-isopropylmalate dehydratase large subunit, with amino-acid sequence MAQTLYDKLWDAHIVHQESDGTCLLYIDRHLLHEVTSPQAFEGLAIAQRKPWRNGANLAVADHNVPTMNRAQGIDDPISRLQVDTLDANCDKYGITEFRMNDLRQGIVHVIGPEQGATLPGMTVVCGDSHTSTHGALGALAFGIGTSEVEHVLATQTLLMKKAKSMLIKVEGELPFGCTAKDVVLHIIGIIGTAGGTGHAIEFAGSTIRALSVEGRMTVCNMAIEAGARSGMVAVDDKTVEYFRGRPFAPSGVLWDHAVAYWRTLRTDEGAKFDTVVEVNARDIKPQVTWGTSPEMVLPVDSRVPDPDREKDDVRRSGMERALEYMGLKPNTPLTDIRVDRVFIGSCTNSRIEDLRAAAVVARGKHVASNVRQAMVVPGSGLVKQQAEREGLDKIFIEAGFEWREPGCSMCLAMNADRLEPGERCASTSNRNFEGRQGQGGRTHLVSPAMAAAAAVAGHFVDVRTFR; translated from the coding sequence ATGGCCCAAACCCTTTACGACAAACTCTGGGACGCCCACATCGTCCACCAGGAATCAGACGGTACCTGTCTGCTCTATATCGACCGCCACCTGCTGCACGAAGTGACCAGCCCGCAGGCGTTCGAAGGCCTGGCCATCGCCCAGCGCAAGCCGTGGCGCAACGGCGCCAACCTGGCCGTCGCCGACCACAACGTGCCGACGATGAACCGCGCCCAGGGCATCGATGACCCGATCTCGCGCCTGCAGGTCGACACGCTCGACGCCAACTGCGACAAGTACGGCATCACCGAATTCCGCATGAACGACCTGCGCCAGGGCATCGTCCACGTGATCGGGCCGGAGCAGGGCGCGACCCTGCCGGGCATGACCGTGGTCTGTGGCGACTCGCACACCAGCACGCACGGCGCGCTGGGCGCGCTGGCGTTCGGCATCGGCACCTCCGAGGTCGAACACGTGCTGGCCACGCAGACGCTGCTCATGAAGAAAGCCAAGAGCATGCTGATCAAGGTCGAAGGCGAACTGCCGTTCGGCTGTACGGCCAAGGACGTCGTCCTGCACATCATCGGCATCATCGGCACCGCCGGCGGCACCGGCCACGCCATCGAGTTCGCGGGCAGCACCATCCGCGCGCTGTCGGTCGAAGGCCGCATGACGGTCTGCAACATGGCCATCGAGGCCGGCGCCCGCTCCGGCATGGTCGCCGTCGACGACAAGACTGTTGAATACTTCCGCGGCCGCCCGTTCGCGCCGTCCGGCGTGCTGTGGGACCACGCCGTGGCCTACTGGCGCACGCTGCGCACCGACGAAGGCGCCAAGTTCGACACCGTGGTCGAAGTCAATGCCCGCGACATCAAGCCGCAGGTCACCTGGGGCACTTCGCCTGAAATGGTGCTGCCGGTCGATTCGCGCGTGCCGGACCCCGACCGCGAAAAAGACGACGTGCGCCGCAGCGGCATGGAACGCGCGCTGGAATACATGGGCCTCAAGCCCAACACGCCGCTGACCGACATCCGCGTGGACCGCGTCTTCATCGGTTCCTGCACCAACTCGCGCATCGAGGACCTGCGCGCCGCCGCCGTCGTGGCGCGCGGCAAGCACGTGGCCTCCAACGTGCGCCAGGCCATGGTGGTGCCGGGCTCCGGCCTGGTCAAGCAGCAGGCCGAGCGCGAAGGCCTGGACAAGATCTTCATCGAGGCCGGCTTCGAATGGCGCGAGCCGGGCTGCTCGATGTGCCTGGCCATGAACGCCGACCGGCTCGAGCCGGGCGAGCGTTGCGCCTCGACCTCGAACCGCAACTTCGAAGGCCGCCAGGGCCAGGGTGGCCGCACCCACCTGGTGAGCCCGGCGATGGCTGCCGCCGCCGCCGTGGCCGGCCACTTCGTCGACGTCCGCACGTTCCGTTAA
- a CDS encoding response regulator transcription factor, producing MPGADGLLCIGLLEDDADFREELALGLGGYGFRVAFACDNAAAFYRRLQEQPCDIVILDAHLPGEDGFSVATRLRALSPVGIVMLTGRSALEDRVRGLEGGADVYMTKPVDLLELSSVIRSLARRMRLAKSPRPADAETRAAAADTSWSLQDGGWILVAPDGASLHLSAQERTFLMALMDAAGSAVSRQALAELFLPDSPGGFELRRIDVLVSRLRAKAQSAGLKLPVLSVRGQGYVFAA from the coding sequence ATGCCTGGCGCAGATGGTTTGCTGTGTATCGGCCTGCTCGAGGATGATGCGGACTTCCGGGAGGAGTTGGCGTTGGGCCTGGGCGGGTACGGTTTCCGTGTGGCGTTCGCCTGTGACAATGCCGCGGCGTTCTACCGCCGCTTGCAGGAACAACCCTGCGATATCGTCATACTCGACGCCCATCTTCCTGGAGAGGACGGTTTTTCCGTGGCGACGCGCCTGCGTGCGCTGAGCCCGGTGGGGATTGTCATGCTGACGGGCCGTAGCGCGCTCGAGGACCGGGTGCGCGGCCTGGAAGGCGGCGCCGATGTCTACATGACCAAGCCCGTCGACCTGCTGGAGCTCAGTTCCGTCATCCGCAGCCTGGCGCGCCGCATGCGCCTGGCCAAGTCGCCGCGTCCGGCCGATGCCGAGACCCGCGCGGCGGCGGCCGACACCTCCTGGTCGTTGCAGGATGGCGGCTGGATCCTGGTGGCGCCGGATGGCGCATCGCTGCACCTGAGCGCCCAGGAACGGACCTTCCTCATGGCGTTGATGGACGCGGCCGGTTCCGCGGTCAGCCGCCAGGCCCTGGCCGAACTGTTCCTGCCGGATAGCCCGGGCGGGTTCGAATTGCGGCGGATCGACGTGCTGGTCAGCCGGCTGCGCGCCAAGGCGCAGAGCGCGGGCCTGAAGCTGCCGGTGCTGTCGGTGCGCGGCCAGGGTTACGTGTTCGCGGCTTGA
- the leuD gene encoding 3-isopropylmalate dehydratase small subunit — MQAFTTHEGLVAPLDRENVDTDLIIPKQFLKSIKRTGFGPNLFDELRYLDHGEPGMDNSKRPLNPDFVLNQPRYQGASVLLARKNFGCGSSREHAPWALTQFGFRAIIAPSYADIFFNNSFKNGLLPIVLSELEVARLFDEVKAFPAYKLNIDLDRQVVVAADGRAMKFDIEPFRKYCLLNGFDDIGLTLRHADKIRAFEAERLARHPWLESRPIA; from the coding sequence ATGCAAGCATTCACCACTCACGAAGGCCTGGTGGCTCCGCTCGACCGCGAAAACGTCGACACGGACCTCATCATCCCCAAGCAGTTCCTCAAGTCCATCAAGCGCACCGGCTTCGGCCCGAACCTGTTCGACGAGCTGCGCTACCTGGACCACGGCGAACCGGGCATGGACAACAGCAAGCGTCCGCTCAACCCCGATTTCGTGCTGAACCAGCCGCGTTACCAGGGCGCCTCGGTGCTGCTGGCGCGCAAGAACTTCGGCTGCGGTTCGAGCCGCGAGCACGCGCCCTGGGCGCTGACGCAGTTCGGCTTCCGCGCCATCATCGCGCCGTCGTACGCCGACATCTTCTTCAACAACAGCTTCAAGAACGGCCTGCTGCCCATCGTGCTGTCCGAGCTCGAAGTGGCGCGCCTGTTCGACGAAGTGAAGGCGTTCCCGGCCTACAAGCTCAACATCGACCTGGACCGCCAGGTGGTGGTGGCGGCCGACGGCCGCGCCATGAAGTTCGACATCGAGCCGTTCCGCAAGTATTGCCTGCTCAACGGCTTCGACGACATCGGCCTGACCCTGCGCCACGCCGACAAGATCCGCGCCTTTGAAGCCGAACGCCTGGCCCGCCATCCCTGGCTGGAAAGCCGTCCGATCGCCTGA
- a CDS encoding putative bifunctional diguanylate cyclase/phosphodiesterase produces MRESYLLALCLTLVGALAAISLFFVRRERVLRGRLTRDELTGVLSQRELHRRARAWLIQAERQSGRGAFGPGGPVQDNQESLGIARARSGTRGIGAFFLVSFDQYAEISAMLRAGEDQTLLVMVADRLRLLTRALGGMVARTGIDTFTVCIPDVDEEGAAQVSAKLLEDLSVPYELGGRPLIAVFRVGAALYPDHGRSVEELQRCVQVAMVPLKERGGPGWNMFDFRMLARQRDQQGLENDLRLALTTASMDQFELYYQPVCDSGTGVVQGCEALLRWHHPELGSVSPAVTIELAERSGLIVPLGAWILERACSQAALWPAAWRVHVNLSVKQMNEDGLVQLVSDVLASTKLAPRKLVLEITESIFILHYERHVKILNTLRAKGIGVALDDFGCGYSSLNHLRHLPIDWVKIDRSFISALESDAGSREVVSALFGLCQAMHLPVVAEGVETEGQREILKSLGCRVMQGFLLGRPAPAAEIQALASAVS; encoded by the coding sequence GTGCGTGAGAGTTACCTGCTCGCACTGTGCCTGACGCTCGTGGGCGCACTTGCAGCGATAAGTTTGTTTTTCGTCCGCCGGGAACGCGTCCTGCGCGGGCGATTGACGCGTGATGAATTGACCGGTGTCCTGAGCCAGCGGGAGCTGCATCGCCGCGCGCGCGCGTGGCTGATCCAGGCTGAACGGCAGTCCGGCAGGGGGGCGTTCGGCCCTGGCGGACCGGTGCAGGACAACCAGGAATCCCTGGGTATTGCGCGTGCCCGCTCGGGCACGCGCGGCATTGGCGCGTTTTTCCTGGTCAGTTTTGACCAGTACGCCGAGATCAGCGCGATGCTGCGGGCCGGCGAAGACCAGACCCTGCTGGTGATGGTGGCCGATCGGCTCCGCCTGCTGACCCGCGCGCTGGGCGGCATGGTCGCCCGCACCGGCATCGACACCTTCACCGTGTGCATTCCCGACGTCGACGAGGAGGGCGCGGCCCAGGTCTCGGCCAAGCTGCTCGAAGACCTGTCCGTGCCCTACGAACTGGGTGGCCGGCCCCTGATCGCGGTGTTCCGCGTGGGCGCGGCGTTGTATCCGGACCACGGTCGCAGTGTCGAGGAATTGCAACGTTGCGTGCAGGTCGCCATGGTGCCTCTCAAGGAACGCGGCGGCCCCGGCTGGAACATGTTCGACTTCCGCATGCTGGCGCGCCAGCGTGACCAGCAGGGCCTGGAAAACGATCTGCGGCTGGCGCTGACGACCGCGTCGATGGACCAGTTCGAGTTGTATTACCAGCCGGTCTGCGACAGCGGCACGGGCGTGGTGCAGGGCTGCGAGGCGCTGCTGCGCTGGCACCATCCCGAACTGGGCAGCGTGTCGCCGGCCGTCACCATCGAACTGGCCGAACGCAGCGGGCTGATCGTGCCGCTGGGCGCCTGGATCCTGGAACGCGCCTGCTCGCAGGCGGCGCTGTGGCCGGCGGCGTGGCGCGTGCACGTGAATCTGTCGGTCAAGCAGATGAACGAAGACGGCCTGGTGCAGTTGGTGTCCGACGTGCTGGCCTCGACCAAGCTGGCGCCGCGCAAGCTGGTGCTGGAGATTACCGAATCGATCTTCATCCTGCACTACGAGCGCCACGTGAAGATCCTGAACACCCTGCGGGCCAAGGGCATCGGCGTGGCGCTGGACGATTTCGGCTGTGGCTATTCCAGCCTGAACCACCTGCGGCACCTGCCGATCGACTGGGTCAAGATCGACCGCAGCTTCATTTCCGCCCTCGAGTCCGACGCCGGCAGCCGCGAGGTGGTGTCGGCGTTGTTCGGACTGTGCCAGGCGATGCACCTGCCGGTGGTGGCCGAAGGCGTCGAGACCGAAGGGCAACGCGAGATCCTCAAGTCGCTGGGGTGCCGCGTGATGCAGGGGTTCCTGCTGGGACGTCCCGCGCCCGCCGCGGAAATTCAGGCTTTGGCGTCGGCGGTGTCATAA
- the aroC gene encoding chorismate synthase: protein MPGNTLGTLFTVTNFGESHGPAIGCVIDGCPPGLPLEAADIQHELDRRRPGTSRHVTQRQEADQVEILSGVFEGLTTGTPIGLLIRNTDARSKDYSNITDTFRPGHADYAYWRKFGLRDPRGGGRSSARLTAPTVAAGAVAKKWLAEQYGVKVRGYMSQLGPIPIPFVSWDEVPNNPFYAPNADVVPELEAYMDQLRRDGDSVGARIEVVAENLPAGWGEPIYDRLDADIAHVMMGLNAVKGVSIGAGFDCIAQRGSEHGDEITPDGFVTNHAGGVLGGISTGQPVTVSLAIKPTSSIRVERRSVNRANEPVMVQTLGRHDPCVGIRATPIAEAMLALVLIDHALRHRGQCGDPA from the coding sequence ATGCCCGGCAATACCCTCGGTACTCTGTTCACCGTCACGAATTTTGGCGAATCCCACGGGCCGGCCATCGGTTGCGTCATCGATGGCTGTCCGCCCGGGCTGCCGCTGGAAGCGGCCGACATCCAGCACGAACTGGACCGCCGCCGCCCTGGCACCTCGCGTCACGTCACCCAGCGCCAGGAAGCCGACCAGGTCGAGATCCTGTCCGGCGTGTTCGAGGGCCTGACGACGGGCACGCCCATCGGGCTGCTGATCCGCAACACCGATGCGCGCAGCAAGGACTATTCCAACATCACCGACACCTTCCGGCCGGGCCACGCCGACTACGCCTACTGGCGCAAGTTCGGCCTTCGCGATCCGCGCGGCGGTGGCCGTTCCTCGGCGCGCCTGACCGCGCCGACGGTGGCCGCGGGCGCCGTGGCCAAGAAATGGCTGGCCGAGCAGTACGGCGTGAAGGTGCGCGGCTACATGAGCCAGCTGGGCCCGATCCCGATTCCCTTCGTCTCGTGGGACGAGGTGCCGAACAACCCGTTCTACGCGCCGAATGCCGACGTCGTGCCCGAACTGGAAGCCTACATGGACCAGTTGCGCCGCGATGGCGATTCGGTCGGCGCGCGCATCGAGGTGGTGGCCGAGAACCTGCCGGCCGGCTGGGGCGAGCCCATCTATGACCGCCTGGACGCCGACATCGCGCACGTGATGATGGGCCTGAACGCGGTCAAGGGCGTGTCGATCGGCGCCGGTTTCGACTGCATCGCGCAGCGCGGCTCCGAGCACGGCGACGAGATCACCCCCGACGGCTTCGTCACCAATCACGCCGGCGGCGTGCTGGGCGGCATTTCGACCGGCCAGCCGGTGACGGTGTCGCTGGCCATCAAGCCCACGTCCAGCATCCGCGTCGAGCGCCGTTCCGTGAACCGCGCCAACGAGCCGGTGATGGTGCAGACGCTCGGCCGCCACGATCCCTGCGTCGGCATCCGCGCCACGCCGATCGCCGAAGCCATGCTGGCCCTGGTGCTGATCGACCACGCCCTGCGCCACCGCGGCCAGTGCGGCGATCCGGCCTGA
- a CDS encoding M48 family metallopeptidase, whose product MSRNRYPLRRVAAALSLAALAGCTGMNTTQSGAIGVNRTQYMSSMVPSQALEQEANQQYADILKQAQAKNLLDRDAQLVSRVRTISQRLIAQTGVFRPDASSWKWEVHVLTSDEVNAWCMPGGKIAVYTGLINKINPTDDELAAVLGHEISHALREHARERVSQQMATSLGLQVLSIATGSSAASDLGGKLSDVMFTLPNSRTHETEADRMGVELAARAGFDPRAAVTLWQKMGAADNGNAPPEILSTHPSAASRITDLQAAAQQVLPLYEQSKGRAAR is encoded by the coding sequence ATGAGCCGTAATCGCTATCCCTTGCGCCGCGTGGCGGCCGCGCTGTCTCTGGCCGCCCTGGCGGGCTGCACCGGGATGAACACCACCCAGTCCGGCGCCATCGGCGTCAACCGGACGCAGTACATGTCCAGCATGGTGCCGTCGCAGGCGCTGGAGCAGGAAGCGAACCAGCAGTACGCCGACATCCTCAAGCAGGCCCAGGCCAAGAACCTGCTGGACCGCGACGCCCAGCTCGTGTCGCGGGTGCGCACGATTTCGCAGCGCCTGATCGCGCAGACCGGCGTGTTCCGCCCCGACGCCTCCAGCTGGAAATGGGAAGTGCACGTCCTGACCAGCGACGAGGTCAATGCCTGGTGCATGCCGGGCGGCAAGATCGCCGTCTACACCGGCCTGATCAACAAGATCAACCCGACCGATGACGAGCTGGCCGCGGTGCTGGGCCACGAGATTTCCCATGCGCTGCGCGAGCATGCGCGCGAACGCGTTTCGCAGCAGATGGCCACCAGCCTGGGGTTGCAGGTGCTGTCGATCGCCACCGGTTCGAGCGCCGCGTCGGACCTGGGCGGCAAGCTCAGCGACGTGATGTTCACGCTGCCCAACAGCCGCACCCACGAAACCGAGGCCGACCGCATGGGCGTCGAACTGGCGGCGCGCGCCGGCTTCGATCCGCGCGCCGCGGTCACGCTGTGGCAGAAGATGGGGGCCGCCGACAACGGCAACGCGCCGCCCGAGATCCTCTCGACCCACCCGTCGGCCGCCTCGCGCATCACCGACCTGCAAGCGGCGGCGCAACAGGTGCTGCCGCTGTACGAGCAATCCAAGGGCCGCGCGGCGCGCTAG
- a CDS encoding EAL domain-containing protein, whose protein sequence is MSTLRRLILCTALLIAFILLGAQALGMLAAHRYLNTQLAQQGQAGASALAWVLSHDPGGVQDKRQLADELFGAGMYALVRISGENGDTQAERREPVQDGQAGASRDWRDAWLSMDAPAATRPYLGPDGRRLGTVTVQADARLARDTLWQGGVRVIGLTLAAGVFWTLFAANLMRWLEAKTGWNGLGRARPLAPHGADSPRPREPASVDEALIDAQRKAAATVQEQNARIESLESEIQRDAVTRLPNRKYFIDHFRQALTGQAADTGGHILMFRQRDLAQINRHLSRAFTDQWLRSSADRLRKLVDANGGADMTLARIGGSDFALLMPRTSAPQAGLLAERVRHELRSLRVPMDKHGWCRWALAMAAFTPGDNVSDTLARLDHALMCAESADDDQIAPASQAPDSTRIGEYSWHDALSTALEQHRFSLTVQALADVRGALLHYEASLTLHDSRGADPVPAAIFMPPAVRLGLSAECDIQAIRLGLDWLYTHDAALTVHVSRASLAQGAFLSRLERMLADRPALPPRLIVEMDAAALVELGDELRQLCRIVTAAGGRVGLSRLSRQFGAMEHLHEYPLSYVKLCGGFITGILHSPGSQHLAATVVATAASLGMSVYAEDVPDDATRATLEKIGVHAIRGAVVNFARAHDHAPDQQWVPS, encoded by the coding sequence ATGTCCACACTACGCCGGCTGATCCTCTGCACCGCTCTCCTGATTGCCTTCATCCTGCTTGGCGCACAGGCCTTGGGGATGCTGGCCGCCCACCGTTATCTGAATACCCAGCTGGCCCAGCAGGGCCAGGCCGGCGCCAGCGCGCTGGCCTGGGTCCTCTCGCACGACCCGGGCGGCGTGCAGGACAAGCGCCAGTTGGCCGACGAGCTGTTCGGGGCCGGCATGTATGCATTGGTGCGCATCTCCGGTGAAAACGGGGACACGCAAGCCGAACGCCGTGAACCCGTCCAGGACGGGCAAGCGGGCGCGTCGCGCGACTGGCGCGACGCCTGGCTGTCCATGGATGCGCCGGCCGCCACCCGCCCCTATCTGGGGCCGGATGGCCGGCGCCTGGGCACGGTCACGGTGCAGGCCGACGCGCGGCTGGCGCGCGACACCCTGTGGCAAGGCGGCGTCCGCGTCATCGGTCTGACCCTGGCCGCCGGCGTGTTCTGGACGCTGTTCGCCGCCAACCTGATGCGCTGGCTCGAGGCCAAGACCGGCTGGAACGGCCTGGGGCGCGCCCGCCCGCTGGCGCCGCACGGCGCGGATAGCCCGCGACCGCGCGAGCCGGCCAGCGTCGACGAAGCGCTGATCGATGCCCAACGCAAGGCCGCCGCCACGGTGCAGGAACAGAACGCCCGCATCGAATCGCTCGAAAGCGAAATCCAGCGCGACGCCGTCACCCGGCTGCCCAACCGCAAGTATTTCATCGACCACTTCCGCCAGGCGCTGACCGGCCAGGCGGCCGACACCGGCGGCCACATCCTGATGTTCCGGCAACGCGACCTGGCCCAGATCAACCGGCACCTGTCGCGCGCCTTCACCGACCAGTGGCTGCGCTCGTCGGCCGACCGGCTGCGCAAGCTGGTGGATGCCAACGGCGGCGCCGACATGACGCTGGCGCGCATCGGCGGTTCCGACTTCGCCCTGCTGATGCCGCGCACGTCCGCGCCGCAGGCCGGCCTGCTGGCCGAACGGGTCCGGCACGAACTGCGCTCGCTGCGCGTGCCCATGGACAAGCACGGCTGGTGCCGCTGGGCGCTGGCGATGGCGGCCTTCACGCCGGGCGACAACGTCAGCGACACGCTGGCCCGGCTCGATCACGCCCTGATGTGCGCCGAAAGCGCCGACGACGACCAGATCGCGCCGGCCAGCCAGGCGCCCGACAGTACCCGCATCGGCGAATACAGCTGGCACGACGCGCTGTCCACTGCCCTGGAACAGCACCGCTTCTCGCTGACGGTGCAGGCGCTGGCGGACGTGCGCGGAGCCCTGCTGCATTACGAAGCCAGCCTGACGCTGCACGACAGCCGCGGCGCCGATCCGGTGCCGGCCGCGATCTTCATGCCGCCCGCCGTACGCCTGGGCCTGTCCGCCGAATGCGACATCCAGGCCATCCGCCTGGGGCTGGACTGGCTCTACACCCACGACGCCGCGCTGACGGTACACGTGTCGCGCGCCTCGCTGGCGCAGGGCGCGTTCCTGTCGCGGCTGGAACGCATGCTGGCCGACCGGCCGGCCCTGCCCCCGCGCCTGATCGTCGAAATGGACGCGGCCGCGCTGGTGGAGCTTGGCGACGAATTGCGCCAGCTGTGCCGCATCGTCACCGCCGCCGGCGGCCGTGTCGGCCTGTCGCGACTGTCGCGGCAATTCGGCGCGATGGAACACCTGCACGAATACCCCCTGTCCTACGTCAAGCTGTGTGGCGGTTTCATTACCGGCATCCTGCACAGCCCGGGCAGCCAGCACCTGGCCGCGACCGTCGTGGCGACCGCCGCCTCGCTCGGCATGTCGGTGTACGCTGAGGACGTTCCCGACGACGCCACCCGCGCCACCCTTGAGAAAATCGGTGTCCACGCGATTCGCGGCGCTGTCGTAAACTTCGCCCGCGCTCACGACCACGCGCCTGACCAACAATGGGTTCCTAGTTGA